The nucleotide sequence GTAATGCTCATTCCAGTACAGGGACAGCTCGGTCGGCGAGGTCTGGGCCATACCCCAGGAGATGTAGTTGTTGCGGTCGGTCCAGCACAAGGGGTCGAGTGCAGGACGCAGGAAGGCCTCCACCCAGCGCTCGAAGTGCAGACCGTCGCGGCTGCTCATCAGCACCCCGTCGTTGATCCCCAGGTCTGAGTGCTCGGGCACCTTCTTGCGATTCGGGACGAACCTGCACGGGAAGCCGAGGTAGATATGCGGCGCCCGGAGGTAGGGCAGCGTGGCATTGGTGTACAGGTGCTCGACGGGTGCGTCGCCGTAGTCCAGCCAGGCAGGCTGCGTCCAGTGCAGGAAGTCCTTGGAGGTGCTCATCATGATGTCGCGCACGCCGTTGCGGAAGCCACGGTGGAACTCGACGTACTCCCCGCGCAGCTCATCCCAGAAGGCCAGGTTCTGCGAGTCGAAGGCGCCCTCGGTGATGACCGGCTCCTCCTGCAGCTTGCGCCAATGGATGCCGTCGGGGGATGCAAAGGGCACGAGGCTGCTCTTGGGCCCGGCACTGGCGACGGCCTTGTAACGCTGATCGGCCGGTGCTGCGGGGTTGGGATCCTTGAAGGGCGTGAAGTTGTGGGTACCGGCGCCCATCCAGACGATGTTGTTGTCACGCGAGCCTTTGAACTCGTAGAGCCCCAGGTTGGGCTTGGTGAAGTTGATGCCGTCCTCACTCTCGGCCATGCAGGTGCAGGCCTCTGCACCCTCGCTGTTCCAGCCGCGATAGTAAAGGCGGACCTTCCCGTCGTCGTTCACGACGGAGACGTACACGCACACCGGCCCCTCCCAGGGCTGGTCGAAGGTGAGCGCGATGTTCTGCGGCTGGGGATGGTGCAGTTCGCGGCCAACCTGCCCGGACAGACTGTCAAGCAGGAAGCTGTCGACGAACAACTCGCGGCGCGATCCGAGGTCTACCATTGCCTTGTCTCCTGGTTGGGCTCTGGGGATGCGGCCCTGACCGGGCTCTCTGCCTCCCTGCACGGTCATCTCGACGTCATCGGCATCGATGGTGCCGACGTCCGCGGCGTAGGCGTAGACGGCGGTGCTGACCAGTAGAGCATCGACCGGCGCGGTCGTCTCGACGCTTGCCTGCATCCAGCCCTCGGTCGGACCGGGTATCCGCGTGAAGACGTTGTGGATGCGGTTGCCGGTCTCGTCGTAGAAGTTCAGGTACACGCCGGGGCTGCACTCATCGGCGGTGCGGAACCATGCGGTCGCCCGGTACATCCCGCCGGGTCGCGAAGGAATACGCTGGGACTCGTACATGATTCCGGCGGCGGGGTCCTTGTCGACCATGCGAACATAGCGGTCGCCCTGATGGCCTCCATCGGCTCTGAGCTCGACGGGGGTCTCTGGGACCCTTGCCGTCCAGCCGACGGGCGCTCCGGTCGCCTGGTCAACCTCCTCGAAGCCGGGGTTGACGATCAGGTTCTGGCAGAAGGCACTGAGGGGGAGCAGCAGCAGGAACAGGAGTGGGAACAGCCGAAGACCAGGCAACACAAACATTGAACAGCCCTCCGGGACCTGAAGGATGCGTCGGGCCTATTCGCCCCGGCCGGTTGCCTGTCCTCCGAAGGTCAGACGTTGTAGCCCGACGACCTCAGAGATGCCGCAAGGGGAAGGCTCGGAGGGGACTCAGACTAGGGCTTGTCAGCGAGGGCCATCACATGCTGCCAGAGCTGGGCGTGGATTGCCTCGGGGGTGTCGTCGGCGCTGAGGACGACGGCTCGTCCGGGGAAGCGCCGGGCATACTCGAGGAAGCCCTCGCGAACCTTGCGGTGGAAGGCCAGCGACTTCTCCTCGATGCGGTCGCCGGAGGCGGCCTTACTGCCGAACTTGCGTCGCATACCGATTGCCGGGTCGAGGTCGAGGACGACCAGCAGGTCGGGCTCCAGGCCTCCGGTCGCAACTTCGTTCACCCGCAGGATGGTGTCGAGGCCCAGGCCGCCGGCGTAGCCCTGGTAGACAGCAGTGGAGGAAGCGAAGCGATCACAGACGACGACCTTGCCCTCCTGGAGCGCCGGGAGAATGACCTCCGCACAGTGCTGCGCCCGCGAAGCACAAAAGAGCATGACCTCGGTGAGGGGCGTCATCTCGGGGAAAGCGGGGTCGAGGAGCAACTGCCGCACACCTTCGCCCACGGGTGTGCCGCCGGGTTCGTGAGTGAGGACCACCGGCGTGCCTTCCGCACGGAGTCGCTCGGCGAGCAGTTTGACCTGGGTGGACTTGCCACAGCCCTCAACGCCGTCGAGAACGAGGAAAAGCGGTTTCATGAGCCCCCCGGACGCCCTGCGCCCGTTTCTGGAAGTGTGCAACAGGCGGGGGATCACCCCGCCCAATCTGCGTGCCTGGTAGCCCTGGAGATGGGCTGTGGGTTACCCCTCGACGCCGGTCGGAAGGATCCGGACCCGACGCTGCGGATCATGGCCGACGCTATGCGACTGAAGCTTGTGCTTGGCGATGACCTCGTGTTGCAGGCGGCGCAGGTACGGGTTCTGCGGAAGCAACTCGACAGGCTTGTGGTCTCGCAGCGCGCGCTGAGCACCTTCCTCTGCTTCGCGCACCGCGAAGTCCTCCAGCGCCACATTGGGCCCACCGAAGGCGGCCTTGACGGCCTCGAAAACCTGGGTGTAGGTGTCACTGCGAACACCGACCACGTCAGCGCCACCCGGTGTGCGGATGGCCTCCTTGCCCTCGCGGTCACCGGAGAGGGCGAAGATCATGTCGGCGTCGGTGCGACTCCGGACCACCACGGCAGGCGCCCGCATCTCGTGCAGCGCACGCTCCAGCTTGCGGCGACCGATGCCCAGCGGGTAGACGTGACGGATGCCGTCGGACTCCTCGGCCTCCCGGACCCGGCGCTCGACGATCCTGATCTCTTCCTCGGCAGCCTCGAGTCCGTAGGCGCTCTGAGCCTCGATCTCCGAGGTGCGACGGCTGACGTGCACCTGTCCATCCGCGCCGCGCTCGCGGACCTCGACACTCACCGACAACCCCAGGAGCAGCCGGTCGACGTCGGTCGCGAGGTCGAAGTGAACGGCCAGGCGGTTGATGTCCTCGATCTCGATGACCGTGTCGAAGGTGGGCGGCGCTTTGCGTTCGAGGACGGTCTTCTGCGTCCCGCGCTTACGTGCCTCTTCATCACCCAGCGTGACGGCCTGGATCCCGCCCACCAGGTCGCAGAGAGTCGGGTTCGACATGAGGTTGGTCACACTGGTGCCGTGGGCCGTGCCGATGAGCTGAACTCCACGCTCGGCGATGGTGCGGGCGGCAGCGGCATCGGCGTCGGTCCCGATCTCATCGATCACGATGACCTCGGGCATGTGGTTCTCGACAGCCTCGATCATCACATCGTGCTGCTGCTTGGTGTTGGGAACCTGCATGCGCCGGGCATGGCCGATGGCCGGATGCGGGATGTCGCCGTCGCCGGCGATCTCGTTGTTGGTGTCGACAACGATCACGCGGCGCTTGGCCTCGTCGGCGAGAATCCGCGCAACCTCGCGCAGACGAGTGGTCTTCCCCACTCCGGGCTTGCCGAGCAGCAGGAGGCTGCGGCCGGAGTCCACGATGTCGCGGATGATGTCGACGGTGCCGAAGACCGCGCGGCCGACGCGGCAGGTGACTCCAACAACCTCGCCCAAGCGGTTGCGGATCGCGGCGATGCGGTGCAAGGTCGCCTCGATCCCGGCGCGATTGTCGCGGTCGAAGTGACCGACGCGCTGGACCACGTAGTCGAGGTCTTCGCGTGCCGCCGAGGTCTCCGCAAGGTACTCGAAACCGTCCGCGAAGCGTCCCTCCACCGGACGCCCCAGGTCGATGACGACCTCGAGCAATTCGCCCAGCTTCGGATGGTGCGCGAGTCGTTCACGAGGTGCAGGCGGGAGGATGGAGAGGAAACGCTGGATGTCGTCGGTGATGGTTTGTTGATCTGCCATACTGATGCGCACCTGCCGCGAAACTTCGTCTTGGGGCTCGCGTAACAAGTGCTAACAGGCGAAGTATAGAGCAAGCCCCCGGGGAAAGCAAGGGCACAGCGCCGGCGCTTGCCCGTTTGCACTGCTGGGCGGCCAAGCGGCACCTCAGCCACCACGCGGGCAGAGGCAACGCCAGGGAACCTCACTCTCGAAGCCCTGAGGGGCACAGGCTACAGCCGTGGCCAATCTGGTGGAGCCGTCAGGATTCGGCCGGGTACAGGCTCAGGGCGTCTTCCCAGGACTTGGTCTGGGGACGACGGGTCGCTGCCTCGGTGCTGAGCTTGAGGGGCCGTCCACGGCCATCGAGGATGACGCCGACCACACCGCCCTGGACGGTCGCGGTAAGCTCACGGCCACGACCCGCGCCGACATCGAGACCGCGGGCAGGCTCGATGCATGCCTCGGCGCTCTCTCCCTCGGCCAGCAGAACCAGGGCCAACTCGCCGCCACGAACCGTGACCTCTCTGCCCTTGAGCGTGACCTTCATGCAATCTCGTCCCTGCTGCACCGGTCCCACAGGGGCGATGCAGGTGCCCAGGGGAATGAGGCAATCGCGGTCGAAGACCTGGTGCGAGGCGTCGGGATGGACCTGAGCGAGGACGCCCAACTGCGGCATCATGAAGATGCTGTCCACGGCCAACTGTGTGACACCCTCGGGGGCGAAGGCGTCGATCATCATAAGCGCTGCCTGGCTACGCCGAGGGGCATGGGAGAGCACGCCGCCGGAGCCGATGATCAGGTCCAGGGACATCATGTTCACGAGGGTCTGGCCGGTGCTCGTGGCGCGGAAGGCGTCGCTGATGTCGCGCTGCTGCTGCACGCCCTTGAGGCCGGTGGCGAGGAGCTTGTGCTGGTCGAAGGCCAGGCGCAGGGCCTCTCGGGCCAGGGCCTGCTCGATACGCAGTCCGTAGAGTAGCTGGGGCACGGTCGTCGGTCGGATCATCTTGTTGCGGACCTGTCGGCCGAGGTCTTCGGCGTCCGTTTCGACGCTCACCCAGCGGACGACGTTGTCGATGCCGGTCTCCGCCAGGACGTTGGAGACGGAGTAGCTCATGCCCAGGTTCGCGCTGACGGTGCGGTTGAAGACACCCTCGAAGACGGAGAAGACGTCAGTGGTCGCGCCGCCGATGTCAACGCCGAGGACGTTGATCTCGCGCTCCCGGGCGACCATCTCGATGAGAAACCCCACAGCGGCCGGGGTGGGCATGATTTCTGCGTCGGTCCAGGGAATGAGACGGTCGTAGCCGGGCGCCTGGGCCATGACGTGCTCGAGGAACAGGTCCTGGATCATCGCGCGCGCGGGGCCCAGATTCTCGCTGTCCATGGTGGGGCGCAGGTTGTCGGTGATCGACAGGGCCGTCTTGGTTCCGAGTTCGTGCTGGATGGGTTCGCGGGCATCGACATTGCCGGCATAGATGACAGGCAACTCGTAACGGGCTCCCAGACGAGCGCGAGGACTGGCTGCCGCGACCAACTCAGCCATCTCGACCACCTTGCGGACCTCTCCCCCGTCGACGCCGCCGGATACGAGAATCATGTCGGGACGGAACTGGCGCAGTTGGGCGATTCGCTCGTGGGGCAGCCGGCCATCATCCAGGGCAAGGACGTCCATGACGATCGCGCCGGCGCCAAGGGCTGCTCGTTCGGCACTCTCCGCGGTCATGCGGCGGACGAGGCCGACTACCGTGACCTGCAAGCCGCCGCCGGCGGAACTGGTGGACAGGTATGCGTCGACGCCCTGATTGCCCTGGGCCGGGCGCAGGATGTTCTCGCCATCGAGGATGCGGCGACCGGAGAGCTCCTCGACCTCGGCGATTGCGTTGAGCACGCCGCGAGTGACGTCCTCAATGGGCGCCTCAACGGTGGTCGGCGCCTCACCACGCGCCCGCAAGCGGTACTCCCCATCCACCTTCTCGATGAGGATCGCCTTGGTGGTGGTGGAGCCGCAGTCGGTGGCCAGGATCACCTTGATGTCGTCAGGTCGCATGAGGCGCCTCCGCGAGGTAGCCTTTGCACGTCACCGGGAGCATCCGGGCTGAGAGTCAGGACCGCTCCTGCTCCAGTTGCGTGATAAGCCACTCGACATTGTCGCGGTTCTCTATCGCATCGCAGAAGACTCGGTACTGGTTGATGGAGAGCAGGGCCTGCAGGAGGGGCTCAAAGACCACCAGCGCCTGCGAGGCGATGAAGGTCAGCGGCTTGACGCTCTCCAGCATGAAGATGGCCGGAGTGGCCAGATGCCGGCGAAGCAGCTCGTCGGCCACCTTCTGCAACACTTCGCGCTGCTCTTCTTGCGTCGACATGGTTACGTCCGCCCTCTCGCCCGGGTTGCACACGGGAGACAGATGCCGGCAAAGCCTGGCCGGACCCGGTGCAGGAACTACCCGCGCGGCACCTTCCACTCGGGCAGATGGCGGGAGAGGAAGGCGACGACCTCCTCCGTGTTAGCGTCCAACCGCAGAAGGAAGCCTTGCGAGATGCTGCGCTCGGTGGGCTCAGCGGTGGTGCTCAGGGCGATGAAGTCGTCGCCGCGGAGGTAGCAGGCCAAGTCTTCCCAGCGCTTCGAGCGGCCATGGAGGAACCCACGGACGCTGATTCCCTCGGCATCCAGTGTGTAGGTTGAGGGGAAGAAGAAGAAGGCCAGCGACCCGGTCAGCACGACCAGGGCGACGATGCTGTAGCTGAGATGGCCGAACCCCACATAACCATACCAGGAAACCCCCAGGATGAGAAGCACACAGGCGGCCGCAGCAAAGGGCTTCTGGCGGGCCGGCCAGACGCTCCAGACAAGGGAGGATGGCTCGGGTGATGCGGGTGACTTCTTGCGCTTCGATGAGGCCACGGAACCACATCCTCGAGTCGGTGCACGCGTACGAAGAGATTCCCTCTCGGCACGCCTATCCCCTCCCGTTGGGGCCGGCAAAAAGCTGGAGGGCAAGCAGGAGAGTATGAGACCATGGGGAATATGAATGGTTGGTGGCGGTATGGCTGCCGGATGACAGTTCTGAAAAGTGGCGGCTAGATGGACGAAACGACTCTCCGACGCGTGGACAGGGCGCTGGCTGATCACTATGGTCACAAGGTCTTGGAGGCGGGCGGCGATCCACTCGGAGGACTGATCGCGACCATCCTGTCCCAGAACACGACGGCAGCGAACTCACAGGCTGCCTTCAGGTCCTTGGTGGCCCAGTTTGGGGATTGGGAGGCAGTGGCCGAGGCCGAGGTCGAGCGGATTGCTGAGGCGATCCGTGTGGGAGGTCTGTCGGACCAGAAGGCCCGCTGGATCAAACAAATCCTCGCACAGGTCCGACGTGAGCAGGGCATCCTGGACCTTGCGTTCCTGGGGCGTGCTCCGACCCAGGAGGCGCTGACCTACCTGCGATCCTTCAGAGGCGTAGGGCCGAAGACTGCCGCCTGTGTGCTGCTCTTCGAGCTGGGCCGACCGGTGTTTCCGGTGGACACGCATGTACATCGGATTGCGGGACGCCTTGGGTGGATAGGGCCCCAGGATACAGCCGAGAGAGCGCACGAGATCCTTGGCAGTCTGGTGCCGCATGACTTGTGCTACGAGTTGCACGTGAACCTCGTGGAGCACGGCCGGATCCTCTGCCGGCCACGGGACCCGCGGTGTGACACTTGCCCGATCGCAGGAGACTGCGAGTGGTGGCGGGCTCGCCTCCACAGAGAACCATCGCGAGAGGAGTGATGCCAGGGCACCGAACAGTGGCGTGCTTTGACGCGTTCGGCCAGCCAACTCGGTCGCGCTGTCGGGACCGCAGGTGCGTCTTGTGGCGCACAAGTGTGATGCAGCGGAGGTGGTTCTAGTGGCACGTCGTGGGGGTTTCACGCTCATTGAGCTGCTGGTGGTGATTGCGATCATTGCAATCCTCGCCGCCATCCTGTTTCCCGTTTTCGCACGAGCCAGAGAGAAGGCGCGACAGGCGTCCTGCCAGTCGAACATGAAGCAGATCATGCTCGCGGCCGCCATGTACGCCCAGGACTACGACGAACGTCTCAACGACTACGCGACCCGCGGTGGCTTCCCGACCTACTACCGCTGGGAGCCGCTGCTGATGCCCTACATCAAGAACTGGCAGGTGACCGCGTGCCCGTCCTCGGGTGTCAACGGCATCAGTGGCAGCCTCGCCACCGGCCTGGCCTACATCGGCGGCTACGGGTACAACTACTACTACTTGGTCAACCGCAACCTGGCAGAGATCAAGTCCCCGGCAGAGACGGTGATGTACTGTGACGTAGGCCGCCAGGACACTGCCTCGAGCGCGATCAACGTGGCCGCGCACGTGAATGTCCCGAGCGAGCCGACCTACCAGTACGTCAACCGCCCGGACTTTCGCCACAACCAGACCTGCACCGTGGGCTTCGTCGACGGCCACGTGAAGGCCATGACCTACGGACCGTTCTACCCGCGCACCGTATATGAGGGTGGCAACTGGACTGGGAACGGCATGCGAACCTACGGAGACCCGAACTACAAGGACGACATGTGGGACCGCAACTAGCTCCCCTCCTGTGAAGGGTACCTCTGGGGCCGCCTGAACTGGGCGGCCCCTTCGTTGTTCTCCGGGGAGTTGAGTGCGAGGGCCGCAGGGGCTATAGTTTCGGTGTCTATACAGAGAGGTTTGCTTAGCACCAATGCTCGCAGGGAGGAGTTGCATGAGCCTGGTTTTCCTGGGGGCCGACTTTCCCCCGTCGCGAGGCGGCATCCAGACAGTGGCCTTCGAGCTCCCGCTCGCACTGTCTCAGGCCGGCGTGGAAGTGGCTGTGGTGACGGTCAGCCGGGAGGGTGCCGAGGCTTTCGACGCCCAGTGTCCCTACCCGGTGGTCCGCGTGCCTGCGGGCAGCAAGCGCCAGGTGGCCGCAAACCTGGCCGCCGGCGCTGCCCAGGCCACCGCACAGCTTCACAGCCCGCCACGAGCGATCGTTGCGACCAAGTGGTTTCCCGAGGGCCTGGCTGCGCGGAAGGTCTGGGCATCGGCTCGGATTCCCGTGGCCCTTATCGCCCACGGCCGTGAGTTCCGACTCCACGGAGGTAACCCCGCCAAGTGGTTGCTGCAACGGTATGTGCTTGCCGGGGTTCGGGCAGGCTTCGCGGTGAGCCAGTGGACTGCGGGGCAGCTCGTGGCCGCCGGTGTTCCCGCTGAGCGCGTCTCGGTGGTACACAACGGCATCCGTCCGGAGGTATACGCCGAGCCGAAGGCCGTCGCCGAGTTGCGGGCCGGCCTCGGCCTCGATGACGCGCCGGTGCTGCTGACCGTCGGCCGACTGGTTGAGCGCAAGGGGCACGCGGCGGTGATCCGGGCTTTGCCGCAGGTGGTGGCACAACTGGGGCCGGTGAGCTATGTGATCGCGGGCTCAGGACCGGAGGAGTCGCGCCTCCGCGCAGAGGTCGAGGCGCTGCATCTGCAGGAACGGGTGCGCTTCGCGGGCGCCGTCGCCGATGAGCAGCTACCCGACTTCTACCACCTGTGTGACCTGTTTGTCATGCCTACCCGCGAGCTGCGAGACGACCCGGTCGAGGGCTTCGGGATCGTGTACCTGGAGGCCAACGCGGCCGGGAAGCCGGTCCTTGCCACGCGCTGTGGAGGTGTAGCCGATGCCGTCGAGGACCAGGTGAGCGGAGTGCTGCTGGAGCCCGGTGACGAAGGCGCCCTGGTGGAGGCGATCATATCCCTCCTGGGGGATCCGGCACGGCTGCAGCAGATGGGACAGGCGGGTCTACGGAGGGTCCGCGAGAGGTTCACCTGGGACCGCATTGCGCAGGAGTTCCTTGAGGGGCTGGATCGTGCGGGTCTCTAGGGAGGCCAAGAAGGGTCGGGAGTTCGGCTCCTAGGGTTCGACCACGTAGATGTCGATCGACCCGAGCGGTTGACTCATCTCTTCGTCGGCCCACAGTGGATGGGGCAAGGCACTCGGGGCGACGAAATCCTCCACTGAGAGCACGAAGGCTATTGCCTCGCCGGCTCCCCGATGACGATCGAGGGCGATGGCCAACTCATACAGGGCCGCGCCGTCAATCCCTGCATACTGCAAGAGCAGAGCGCCGTCGGAGCCCAGGCCTCGAAGCCTGACCTCTAGCTCCATGCTGGACTGCATGTAGCGCTGCTCAGGCTGCACTATCACTTCGAGGTCTGGATAGGAAGCCCGCAGGGAGGCCAGGATCGTCTCGCGCTCCGCATCGCCGAGACCGATGAAGACCTTGGGCTCGACGAACTCGAGCCCAAGTTCGAGCTCAATCTGAACAGTTCGCACCGCCTGCTCCGAGGTCACAACATCGGCGCTGCTCAGGACGAAGTCGTCGAAGGAGAGCGTCTTGCGCAGCTCGCGGAGAACGTTCGGATCGCCGGCACAGAAGAAGTTGGCGCACTTTCCGGGCTTCCAACGTCCGGCCAGACAGCCGCGAGAGAGGTCATGAAAGAGACAGCGCGGCGGAGCAAGCCGTCGGCCGCGGAACTTGAAGCTCGAACCGGGCTTGGCGAGGGTGCTCAGTGCTGCATGTCCTCCGGGAGTGCCCGCGAGCGCCCGCAGAGCCAGGGCCCGGATTCCGGCGAAGCGCAGCATCCGCTGCAAGGTCTCCGTGGTTGGCTGCCAGGGCCCCTCGATGAGTTCGCAGAACTCCTCCCAGTCGGCCATGATCACGGCGAGTTGCCGGCGGCCCTCCGGTGTGCTGGAAGGGGAGGCCTCCATGAGCCTGGCGATGGTCTGCAGGGTGGCCAGGTCTGCACGCAACTCGCGAGCACGCTCCTGCAGGCCTTCACGAAGGGTCGCTTCGCGCCCCGGCTCGATCACCATCCCCTTCACCAGGCGGCGGAGGTCGTGGGTACCCATCATCGTGCCCTGGTGGCAGCAGCTATTGCCGCAACTGCCGCAGACTTCCTGTACCACAACCTGTGCGGCTGCGATGGCCTCTCGTGTTCGCCCGGCAAGCGCGTCTGTCATGGGTTTGCCTCAGGAGGAGAAGGAGACCAGGGGCTCGGTCCGGGCGGTCCAGCCCGCCGGATAGCCAAGGCCGGGAAGGTCGGAGGCGAGGACGAAGCCGTCCTTGAGGGCCTCAGCCATGCTCAGACCCATCTCGGCCAGCGCCGCATCCGACACCCACAGAGGGGACAGATGTGACCGCGAGATGGAGACGCAGGCGCTGACGAGGGCCGTCATCGCCGACACACAGGGGGCGAGGGCCATCCGCACGCCATAGAGGCCGACGAGATCGGCCAGCTTGAGCGCGCCCGTGATTCCGCCGCAATAGCTGAGAGTCGGTATGAGGAGGTCGCAGCAGCCCGCGTCGAGAGCGCGGCGGAAGCGTTGCATGCCAAGGGTGTCTTGACCGGCAGCGGTCGGCGCCGCAATGCCCTTGCGCACCTGTGCCAGCTCCTTCCACTGGCCATCCCTCAGGAGCCCGGAGACCCAGAAGGGGTCTGCGCGGTCGAGAGACTGGCCTACTTCGATAGCGGCTTCCGTGCTGGCCGGTGAAGGGGTGACGCGGGCGATGAGCATGACCTCAGTGCTCAGCAGACGACGGGCACGGCGGAAGCGATCGATCTCCGTTGAGATGGTTGGGTCGACCGAGAAGGAGACCATCCGCACGCCTGTGGCGAGCGCGGCTTTTGCGCTCTGGATCGCGGTCTCCTCGGTGCAGTCACCGCAGTCGACGCAGATCTCGGTCCGCGGGCGAGTGCGGCCACCCATCAAGGTGGTCGTGGGGACGCCCAACTCCTGGCCGGCGAGGTCCCAGAGGGCGATGTCGAAGGCGCTCAACAGGGAAGCGGCAGCATCCGGGGAGTCATCCCAGTCGGAGGCAGCGCCGGCGACGGCGTGCCAGATCGCCTCTCGGTCATGGGAGGAGCGTCCAAGCACCAGCGGCGCAAGAGCCTCGACCGCCTCCATGAGCTCCGGAGTCTGGGCGAAGGCCAGTTCGGCATAGCCCGAAAGACCCGTATCCGAACGCACTCCGAGCTGGTAGCCGGGGCACTCGTCCCGCTGGGTCTGTCGCTTGCTCAGCGTTACTTCGACGACGCGCGATGCAATCATGAGGGGATCATGGGGGCGCGATCGAGCAGATCACGAAGGGTGCCGGATCGTCGCCCCTGACAAAGCAGTAACACCGCCGCCGTGGACGCGCGGTGCTTACTATCGAGGCCGGTTCTGAACCTCCATGAAATCGAGCACATCAGAGAGGTGGAAGCGCCGCTGATTCCCGGGCGTGCGGTAGCAGCGGAGCACCCCACGGTCTGTATAGCGGCGGATGGTGGTCCGGCATACCCCCAGGAGAACCGCGACCTCCTCCAGGGTGAGGGTCGGATCAAGGAGTCGCTGAACAAGAGCCTCACGGGTCTCGCGCGGACTGCCTTCGACCCCTTCGGACACCGCGTGACGTGCCTCGATATCCAGGGGCAACTGCGCCTGCCGTGCCAGGACGGACTCCAGGCGCTGACGCAGACTGATGATGGGAACCTCGATGCGGTCGGCGACCTCCCTCGGGTCGGGAGTATTCGTCGCGGCGACGGTCGAGTCGTGAGGCGTGGTCGGCTCGGCGAGCAGTGCCGGCTCCGCAGCTTCGTCCGCAGCCGGCTCCTCGTCGACCTCGGGAGCAGGGGCAGGCTCTTCGGACTGTTCCTGCTCCGGAGCGGCAACCTCCTGCGCTTCGGGGGTCGCGAGGGTTGCCTCGGAGGAGTCCACGCGCTGCTCCTCGGGCACTTCCTCCAAGGCCGTATCGGCCTCAGTCATCATCGGCAACTGGGCATCTTCGGCCTCCGCCGCGGTATCGGTATCCCGTGGCGCATGGCGGATACGGCGGTCACGTTGTCGCATCCATTCATGGTTAAGCATGGCTTTGCACCGTCGGAGGAAGGGCCGGTGTGCAGCAGTTCCGGTTCCCGTCGATCACTCGATTCTGAAAGGGCTATCGACGCCACCAGTGGGCCGCAGCCCACAGGATCAGCGTCAGCAAGAGGCTGAGCACAACGGACGTGCCCAGCGGCAGGTAAAGGGTGAACCCCGGACGTTGCACGACGAGGTCACCGGGTAAACGCGGAAGACCTCCAATCCGGGCGATCACCAGAAGTAGCAGACCACTTGCTGCAATCGCCAGGCCGAGTACAAGGAGCACCTTGGCCAGTTGCTGCACGTCCATCCGGAAAGCCCACCTCCGACGCCGCCAGATCCCTCCGGACCGTCTCAGCGGGCTGCTCGCTGGAGCACTTTGCGTGCCCCCAGGGCGTCTACACGCCGGTCCGTCGCAGCCTGGGCGAGCGCCGCATCTCCCGTGTCAAGATAGGCAAGGGCATCGGTCAGCGCCTCGCACACCAGGCTCACGTAGAGGGTCCTGCTTGCATGAAGGCTCTTAGCGTTGTCGGGCGGCGTGACACGGTCCAGGAACTTGGCAATCTCTTTGGCCTCGGCCTGGGCTCGGGTCACCTGTGCATACACTTCGACACGTTCGTGGGCCGTCGGCTTGTGCTGATAGTAGTCGTCGAAGGCGGTCCAGGCCGGGTCGAAGAGCGTCCAGGTTGCATTGTCGGCGGCGAGCCCGATCGAGGGATACAGGTCGGTCCTGTCCTTCAGTGTCTCCGGCGACACGGCACGGAA is from Armatimonadia bacterium and encodes:
- the nth gene encoding endonuclease III, with amino-acid sequence MDETTLRRVDRALADHYGHKVLEAGGDPLGGLIATILSQNTTAANSQAAFRSLVAQFGDWEAVAEAEVERIAEAIRVGGLSDQKARWIKQILAQVRREQGILDLAFLGRAPTQEALTYLRSFRGVGPKTAACVLLFELGRPVFPVDTHVHRIAGRLGWIGPQDTAERAHEILGSLVPHDLCYELHVNLVEHGRILCRPRDPRCDTCPIAGDCEWWRARLHREPSREE
- the tmk gene encoding dTMP kinase; protein product: MKPLFLVLDGVEGCGKSTQVKLLAERLRAEGTPVVLTHEPGGTPVGEGVRQLLLDPAFPEMTPLTEVMLFCASRAQHCAEVILPALQEGKVVVCDRFASSTAVYQGYAGGLGLDTILRVNEVATGGLEPDLLVVLDLDPAIGMRRKFGSKAASGDRIEEKSLAFHRKVREGFLEYARRFPGRAVVLSADDTPEAIHAQLWQHVMALADKP
- a CDS encoding R3H domain-containing nucleic acid-binding protein, producing MADQQTITDDIQRFLSILPPAPRERLAHHPKLGELLEVVIDLGRPVEGRFADGFEYLAETSAAREDLDYVVQRVGHFDRDNRAGIEATLHRIAAIRNRLGEVVGVTCRVGRAVFGTVDIIRDIVDSGRSLLLLGKPGVGKTTRLREVARILADEAKRRVIVVDTNNEIAGDGDIPHPAIGHARRMQVPNTKQQHDVMIEAVENHMPEVIVIDEIGTDADAAAARTIAERGVQLIGTAHGTSVTNLMSNPTLCDLVGGIQAVTLGDEEARKRGTQKTVLERKAPPTFDTVIEIEDINRLAVHFDLATDVDRLLLGLSVSVEVRERGADGQVHVSRRTSEIEAQSAYGLEAAEEEIRIVERRVREAEESDGIRHVYPLGIGRRKLERALHEMRAPAVVVRSRTDADMIFALSGDREGKEAIRTPGGADVVGVRSDTYTQVFEAVKAAFGGPNVALEDFAVREAEEGAQRALRDHKPVELLPQNPYLRRLQHEVIAKHKLQSHSVGHDPQRRVRILPTGVEG
- a CDS encoding DUF1559 domain-containing protein, with amino-acid sequence MARRGGFTLIELLVVIAIIAILAAILFPVFARAREKARQASCQSNMKQIMLAAAMYAQDYDERLNDYATRGGFPTYYRWEPLLMPYIKNWQVTACPSSGVNGISGSLATGLAYIGGYGYNYYYLVNRNLAEIKSPAETVMYCDVGRQDTASSAINVAAHVNVPSEPTYQYVNRPDFRHNQTCTVGFVDGHVKAMTYGPFYPRTVYEGGNWTGNGMRTYGDPNYKDDMWDRN
- a CDS encoding glutamate mutase L — translated: MRPDDIKVILATDCGSTTTKAILIEKVDGEYRLRARGEAPTTVEAPIEDVTRGVLNAIAEVEELSGRRILDGENILRPAQGNQGVDAYLSTSSAGGGLQVTVVGLVRRMTAESAERAALGAGAIVMDVLALDDGRLPHERIAQLRQFRPDMILVSGGVDGGEVRKVVEMAELVAAASPRARLGARYELPVIYAGNVDAREPIQHELGTKTALSITDNLRPTMDSENLGPARAMIQDLFLEHVMAQAPGYDRLIPWTDAEIMPTPAAVGFLIEMVAREREINVLGVDIGGATTDVFSVFEGVFNRTVSANLGMSYSVSNVLAETGIDNVVRWVSVETDAEDLGRQVRNKMIRPTTVPQLLYGLRIEQALAREALRLAFDQHKLLATGLKGVQQQRDISDAFRATSTGQTLVNMMSLDLIIGSGGVLSHAPRRSQAALMMIDAFAPEGVTQLAVDSIFMMPQLGVLAQVHPDASHQVFDRDCLIPLGTCIAPVGPVQQGRDCMKVTLKGREVTVRGGELALVLLAEGESAEACIEPARGLDVGAGRGRELTATVQGGVVGVILDGRGRPLKLSTEAATRRPQTKSWEDALSLYPAES
- a CDS encoding glycosyltransferase family 4 protein, encoding MSLVFLGADFPPSRGGIQTVAFELPLALSQAGVEVAVVTVSREGAEAFDAQCPYPVVRVPAGSKRQVAANLAAGAAQATAQLHSPPRAIVATKWFPEGLAARKVWASARIPVALIAHGREFRLHGGNPAKWLLQRYVLAGVRAGFAVSQWTAGQLVAAGVPAERVSVVHNGIRPEVYAEPKAVAELRAGLGLDDAPVLLTVGRLVERKGHAAVIRALPQVVAQLGPVSYVIAGSGPEESRLRAEVEALHLQERVRFAGAVADEQLPDFYHLCDLFVMPTRELRDDPVEGFGIVYLEANAAGKPVLATRCGGVADAVEDQVSGVLLEPGDEGALVEAIISLLGDPARLQQMGQAGLRRVRERFTWDRIAQEFLEGLDRAGL